The following are encoded in a window of Pseudomonas sp. JQ170C genomic DNA:
- a CDS encoding nucleobase:cation symporter-2 family protein, giving the protein MTSPASSRPEDENLGVGANLAYGLQHVLTMYGGIIAVPLIIGQAAGLSSAEVGLLIAASLFAGGLATLLQTLGIPFFGCRLPLVQGVSFAGVATMVAIIGNDGTGGLSVVFGAVIVSSLIGLLITPLFSRIIKFFPPLVTGIVITTIGLTLMPVTARWAMGGNSQAADFGSMANIGLAAFTLVTVLLLSKLGSASISRLSILLAIIIGTLAAAASGMADFSQTLEGPLVALPEVLHYGLPQFQVAAILSMLIVIIVTMVETSADILAVGAIIETKVDSKRLGNGLRADMISSALAPLFGSFTQSAFAQNVGLVAVTGVKSRYVVATAGLILVTLGLLPVMGRLVAAVPTAVLGGAGLVLFGTVAASGIRTLAQVDYRNNMNLIIVATSIGFGMIPIAAPGFYHHFPAWFETIFHSGISSAAIMAILLNLLFNHLRAGNSDQQSVFVAASERTLRYRDIAGLNEGDVFRDGKLFDCDGNEVPIVEAHDDHAPASAPRNNHLEPVH; this is encoded by the coding sequence ATGACATCTCCCGCTTCATCTCGCCCAGAGGACGAGAACCTTGGCGTTGGCGCCAACCTGGCCTACGGACTGCAGCATGTGCTGACGATGTACGGCGGCATCATCGCTGTTCCGCTGATCATCGGTCAGGCCGCCGGCCTTTCGTCTGCCGAGGTCGGCCTGCTGATCGCCGCATCGCTGTTCGCCGGCGGCCTGGCGACATTGCTGCAGACCCTTGGCATTCCCTTCTTTGGCTGTCGCCTGCCGCTGGTTCAGGGGGTGTCCTTCGCCGGCGTCGCCACCATGGTCGCGATCATCGGCAATGACGGCACTGGCGGCCTGTCGGTGGTGTTCGGGGCGGTCATCGTGTCGTCGTTGATCGGCCTGCTGATCACCCCGCTGTTCTCGCGCATCATCAAGTTCTTTCCGCCGCTGGTGACGGGTATCGTCATTACCACGATCGGGCTGACCCTGATGCCCGTCACGGCACGCTGGGCCATGGGCGGCAACAGCCAGGCCGCCGACTTCGGCAGCATGGCCAACATCGGCCTGGCGGCGTTCACGCTGGTCACCGTGCTGCTGCTCAGCAAGCTGGGGAGTGCCAGCATCTCGCGACTGTCGATCCTGCTGGCGATCATCATTGGTACGCTGGCGGCCGCCGCCTCTGGCATGGCCGACTTCTCGCAAACCCTTGAAGGGCCGCTGGTCGCCCTACCGGAGGTGCTGCACTATGGCCTGCCGCAGTTCCAGGTTGCGGCCATTCTGTCGATGCTGATCGTGATTATCGTGACCATGGTCGAAACCTCCGCCGACATTCTCGCGGTCGGCGCGATCATCGAAACCAAAGTCGACTCGAAACGCCTCGGCAACGGCCTGCGCGCCGACATGATCTCCAGCGCCCTGGCGCCGCTGTTCGGCTCCTTTACCCAGAGCGCCTTTGCGCAGAACGTCGGCCTGGTCGCCGTGACCGGGGTCAAGAGCCGCTATGTGGTGGCCACCGCCGGCCTGATCCTGGTGACACTCGGGCTGCTGCCGGTCATGGGCCGCCTGGTCGCCGCCGTGCCCACCGCCGTCCTCGGCGGGGCTGGCCTGGTGCTGTTCGGCACCGTCGCCGCCAGCGGTATCCGCACCCTGGCCCAGGTGGACTATCGCAACAACATGAACCTGATCATCGTCGCCACCTCGATCGGCTTCGGCATGATCCCCATTGCCGCGCCAGGCTTCTACCACCACTTCCCGGCCTGGTTCGAGACCATTTTCCACTCCGGCATCAGCTCGGCAGCGATCATGGCCATCCTGCTGAACCTGTTGTTCAACCATCTGCGGGCCGGCAACTCCGACCAGCAATCGGTGTTCGTTGCCGCCAGCGAGCGCACCTTGCGCTACCGGGATATCGCTGGGCTCAACGAGGGTGACGTGTTCCGCGATGGCAAGCTGTTCGACTGCGACGGCAACGAAGTGCCGATTGTGGAAGCACACGACGACCATGCCCCAGCCTCTGCACCGCGTAACAACCACCTCGAACCGGTGCACTGA
- a CDS encoding 8-oxoguanine deaminase, with protein MPKTLLVKNAELLVTMDGVRREIKRGGLYIEDNLIKQVGPSETLPQHADVVLDMTGKVVIPGLVNTHHHMYQSLTRVVPAAQDGELFNWLTNLYPIWARLTPEMIAVSTQTAMAELILSGCTTSSDHLYIYPNGCKLDDSIHAAEEIGMRFHAARGSMSVGRSQGGLPPDSVVEKESDILKESQRLIEDYHDARHGSMLRVVVAPCSPFSVSRDLMREAAVLARQYGVSLHTHLAENVNDIAYSREKFGMTPAEYAEDLGWVGHDVWHAHCVQLDQHGIELFARTGTGVAHCPCSNMRLASGIAPIRKMRDHGVPVGLGVDGSASNDGASMIGEVRQALLLQRVGFGPDAMSAREALEIATLGGAKVLNRNDIGALAPGMVADFVAFDLGHVAYAGAHHDPLAALVFCTPTHVDTSVINGRVVVKDGRITTVDLPLVLERHNQLARQLVIGD; from the coding sequence ATGCCCAAGACATTACTGGTCAAGAACGCCGAACTGCTGGTGACCATGGATGGCGTACGCCGGGAGATCAAGCGCGGTGGCCTGTACATCGAGGACAACCTGATCAAGCAGGTCGGCCCGAGCGAGACGCTGCCGCAGCACGCCGATGTGGTGCTGGACATGACCGGGAAAGTGGTCATTCCAGGCCTGGTCAATACCCACCACCACATGTACCAGAGCCTCACCCGCGTCGTGCCGGCGGCCCAGGATGGCGAGCTGTTCAATTGGCTCACCAACCTGTACCCCATCTGGGCACGGTTGACGCCTGAGATGATCGCGGTGTCGACCCAGACGGCAATGGCTGAGCTGATCCTGTCTGGCTGCACCACCTCCAGCGACCACCTGTACATCTACCCCAACGGCTGCAAGCTCGACGACAGCATCCACGCCGCCGAGGAAATCGGCATGCGCTTCCATGCTGCACGCGGCAGCATGAGCGTCGGTCGCAGCCAGGGCGGCCTGCCGCCCGACTCCGTGGTGGAGAAGGAGAGCGACATCCTCAAGGAGTCCCAGCGCCTGATCGAGGACTATCACGACGCGCGCCATGGCTCGATGCTGCGCGTGGTCGTGGCGCCCTGCTCGCCCTTCTCGGTGAGCCGCGACCTGATGCGCGAAGCTGCGGTGCTGGCACGCCAGTACGGCGTGTCCCTGCACACCCACCTGGCGGAGAACGTCAACGATATCGCCTATAGCCGCGAGAAGTTCGGCATGACGCCGGCCGAGTACGCCGAAGACCTGGGCTGGGTCGGCCACGATGTGTGGCACGCCCACTGTGTGCAGCTCGACCAGCACGGCATCGAACTGTTCGCCCGTACCGGTACCGGCGTCGCCCACTGCCCGTGCTCGAACATGCGCCTGGCCTCGGGCATCGCGCCCATCCGCAAGATGCGCGACCACGGTGTGCCGGTAGGCCTGGGTGTCGACGGCTCGGCCTCCAACGATGGCGCCAGCATGATCGGTGAAGTGCGCCAGGCGCTGCTGCTGCAGCGGGTCGGTTTTGGCCCCGATGCGATGAGCGCTCGCGAGGCCCTGGAAATCGCCACCCTTGGCGGCGCCAAGGTGCTCAACCGCAATGACATCGGTGCCCTGGCACCGGGCATGGTGGCCGACTTCGTCGCCTTCGACCTGGGCCATGTGGCCTATGCCGGCGCCCATCACGACCCCCTGGCTGCGCTGGTGTTCTGCACCCCGACCCACGTCGACACCAGCGTCATCAATGGCCGCGTAGTGGTCAAGGATGGCCGCATCACTACCGTCGACCTGCCCCTGGTGCTGGAGCGCCATAACCAGCTGGCCCGTCAGCTGGTGATCGGCGACTGA
- a CDS encoding class I adenylate-forming enzyme family protein — MTRLAMGKMVVGHVLSNAAIRFPERESFLCSSTERRFTFKQTNERCNRLANGLGELGLRKGDRVAFLSSNRAEMVEIYFALAKTGMVGLPLNYRLAPVEMLELMRAVGAVALIAERRFCDALVPLMPDLPQIAHCISFGEGTALGNDYEALLARSAVSEPQVEVEEDDPFYFNLTSGTTGLPKCYVINHYNCTAGNSLFPSYDLTRRDVAMTVFPMFGRVGFGWALATVQLGLRNVLVNFETQTVLRLIEEEGVTAVNLVPTMAAMLLASPHLEGTRLEALRVLVFAGSSLPESIRESVQTRLCPNVYEYYGMQESGALTLSTPEDRQRKPASAGRQVLYSNVRIVDAQGNDLPAGQPGEIYGRSPNAVTAYYDSPAKTAETFQGGWVHTGDIGYLDDEGYLFISGRLKEVIVTGGQNVHAAEIEELILTYPGVADCTVIGLPDPLWGEAVTAVVVPAGDPIDAAALITFCHARLAGFKTPKSVLQQSDALPRTPTGKVQKFRLVERYTSTTRTR, encoded by the coding sequence ATGACACGGCTAGCAATGGGCAAGATGGTGGTGGGTCACGTTCTCAGCAACGCTGCAATCCGCTTCCCCGAACGTGAATCCTTCCTCTGCTCCTCCACGGAGCGTCGCTTTACCTTCAAGCAGACCAACGAACGGTGCAATCGCCTGGCCAACGGACTCGGCGAGCTGGGCCTGCGCAAGGGCGACCGGGTCGCCTTCCTCAGCAGTAACCGCGCCGAGATGGTCGAAATCTACTTTGCCCTCGCCAAGACCGGGATGGTCGGCCTGCCGCTGAACTATCGCCTGGCGCCGGTGGAAATGCTGGAACTGATGCGTGCCGTTGGCGCTGTGGCGCTGATTGCCGAGCGCCGCTTCTGTGACGCGCTGGTGCCGCTGATGCCTGACCTGCCGCAGATCGCTCACTGCATCAGCTTTGGCGAAGGCACCGCACTGGGCAATGACTACGAGGCGCTGCTGGCGCGCTCGGCGGTCAGCGAACCGCAAGTCGAGGTCGAGGAGGACGACCCCTTCTACTTCAACCTCACCTCGGGCACGACCGGCTTGCCCAAGTGCTACGTGATCAACCACTACAACTGCACCGCCGGCAACAGCCTGTTCCCCAGCTATGACCTGACCCGCCGCGACGTGGCAATGACCGTGTTCCCCATGTTCGGTCGAGTCGGTTTTGGATGGGCATTGGCTACGGTTCAACTTGGCCTGCGCAATGTCCTGGTCAACTTTGAAACCCAGACGGTGCTGCGCCTGATAGAGGAGGAAGGCGTCACCGCCGTCAACCTGGTGCCGACCATGGCCGCGATGCTGCTGGCCAGCCCTCACCTGGAAGGTACCCGGCTGGAGGCGCTGCGGGTGCTGGTGTTCGCCGGTTCGTCATTGCCCGAGTCGATTCGCGAAAGCGTCCAGACCCGACTCTGCCCCAACGTCTACGAGTACTACGGTATGCAGGAGAGTGGCGCGCTGACCTTGAGCACGCCTGAAGATCGCCAGCGCAAACCGGCGTCTGCGGGCCGCCAGGTGTTGTACTCAAACGTGCGTATCGTCGATGCCCAAGGCAACGACCTGCCCGCCGGCCAGCCGGGTGAAATCTACGGCCGCTCGCCGAATGCGGTCACCGCCTATTACGACAGTCCGGCCAAGACAGCCGAAACCTTCCAGGGCGGATGGGTCCACACCGGCGATATCGGCTACCTCGATGACGAGGGCTATCTGTTCATCAGCGGCCGGCTCAAGGAAGTCATCGTCACCGGTGGGCAGAACGTTCATGCCGCCGAAATTGAAGAATTGATCCTCACCTATCCCGGCGTTGCCGACTGCACGGTGATTGGCCTGCCCGATCCCTTGTGGGGCGAGGCGGTGACGGCGGTAGTGGTACCCGCTGGCGACCCCATCGACGCAGCCGCACTGATCACGTTCTGCCATGCCCGCCTGGCCGGGTTCAAGACGCCCAAGTCCGTCCTGCAGCAAAGCGATGCACTGCCGCGCACGCCGACCGGCAAGGTGCAGAAATTCCGCCTGGTCGAGCGCTACACTTCCACCACACGTACACGTTAA
- a CDS encoding enoyl-CoA hydratase-related protein, producing MSYQTITYTCEGAVAVITQNQPERLNPINAQSIGELLDALARVRADTRVRALLITGNGRVFSSGADLHGNGFAQDRATRGADIAHAIRSLLNPLIAELRELPVPVVMALNGAAVGAGVGLALAGDIILAARTAYFYLPFIKALGVVPDGGSSWFLQRRIGSARALALSLTGSRLPAEKAEQWGLIHACIEGEGLQAAAMEMAQQLARLPAHGIVEARRMFDAAEHNDLRTQLEYEAERQGEMFKLPTLDEGVAAFFGKRAPNFPGRGNPS from the coding sequence ATGAGCTATCAAACGATCACGTACACATGCGAAGGCGCGGTTGCCGTCATCACCCAGAACCAGCCGGAGCGACTCAACCCGATCAATGCCCAGTCGATAGGCGAACTGCTCGATGCACTCGCCCGGGTGCGCGCCGATACGCGTGTGCGTGCCTTGCTGATTACCGGCAACGGCAGGGTGTTCAGTAGCGGCGCCGACCTGCATGGCAACGGCTTCGCTCAAGACAGAGCCACGCGCGGCGCGGACATTGCCCACGCCATACGCAGCCTGCTCAACCCGCTCATCGCCGAACTGCGCGAACTGCCGGTGCCGGTGGTGATGGCGCTCAACGGTGCGGCAGTCGGCGCCGGCGTTGGCCTGGCGCTGGCCGGGGACATCATCCTCGCCGCCCGGACCGCCTACTTTTACCTGCCCTTTATCAAGGCACTGGGGGTGGTGCCTGATGGCGGTTCGTCCTGGTTCCTGCAGCGGCGAATCGGCAGCGCCCGGGCGCTGGCCTTGAGCCTCACCGGTTCACGCCTGCCGGCGGAAAAGGCCGAGCAGTGGGGGCTGATCCATGCCTGCATCGAGGGCGAAGGCTTGCAGGCGGCGGCGATGGAGATGGCGCAGCAACTGGCTCGCCTGCCGGCCCATGGCATCGTCGAAGCGCGCCGGATGTTCGACGCTGCCGAACACAATGACCTGCGCACGCAGCTGGAATATGAGGCCGAGCGCCAGGGCGAAATGTTCAAGCTGCCGACCCTGGACGAAGGCGTGGCGGCCTTCTTTGGAAAACGTGCACCCAACTTTCCGGGCCGAGGCAATCCCTCCTAG